In Salinarimonas sp., a genomic segment contains:
- a CDS encoding TRAP transporter substrate-binding protein: MKDDDRRNAPENPTQTPALTRRRFFQVAGTFGFTTAVIASAGGFLHSDEAVAQTANEERERQQAAERTMTVATAYIITADRSYPIMQLDFKENLQNMSNGRIYVRLAPNGQLGTGSALAQSVQEGTIECAQHSLSNFAPFAPVVDLINIPYWCGDNQQFANLVTSAAWRNEVNPKVEERGFKPLWYVTIDPRTVAVGRGVEGPVRTPDDIQGIKFRVPGSQILQQFYRLLGANPTPVAWGETPSAIQQGVADALDPSVGALYVFGFKDILSSITLVRSVPDAQVYSCNKAWYDALDGELQEAIDFASETTFRQNLAKVPAARAYAMSELSKSGVDFYAPTEDELAQWSERAGHQRSEWDSVKTELAGSIEAFERLREAAETDGGYYVHDA, translated from the coding sequence ATGAAAGACGACGATCGCCGCAACGCCCCCGAGAACCCCACGCAGACGCCCGCGCTGACGCGCCGGCGCTTCTTCCAGGTGGCGGGCACCTTCGGCTTCACCACGGCGGTGATCGCCTCCGCCGGCGGCTTCCTGCATTCGGACGAGGCCGTCGCGCAGACGGCCAACGAGGAGCGCGAGCGCCAGCAGGCGGCGGAGCGCACCATGACGGTGGCGACGGCCTACATCATCACGGCCGACCGCAGCTATCCGATCATGCAGCTCGACTTCAAGGAGAACCTCCAGAACATGTCGAACGGGCGCATCTACGTGCGCCTCGCCCCCAACGGGCAGCTCGGCACCGGCAGCGCGCTGGCGCAGTCGGTCCAGGAGGGGACGATCGAGTGCGCCCAGCACTCGCTGTCGAACTTCGCGCCCTTCGCGCCCGTGGTCGACCTGATCAACATCCCGTACTGGTGCGGCGACAACCAGCAATTCGCCAACCTCGTCACCTCCGCCGCCTGGAGGAACGAGGTGAACCCCAAGGTCGAGGAGCGCGGCTTCAAGCCGCTCTGGTACGTGACGATCGACCCGCGCACGGTCGCCGTGGGCCGCGGCGTCGAGGGGCCGGTGCGCACCCCCGACGACATCCAGGGCATCAAGTTCCGCGTGCCCGGCTCGCAGATCCTGCAGCAATTCTATCGGCTGCTCGGCGCCAACCCGACGCCGGTCGCCTGGGGCGAGACGCCCTCCGCCATCCAGCAGGGCGTCGCGGACGCGCTCGATCCGTCGGTCGGCGCGCTGTACGTCTTCGGCTTCAAGGACATCCTGTCGTCGATCACGCTGGTGCGATCGGTGCCCGACGCGCAGGTCTATTCCTGCAACAAGGCCTGGTACGATGCGCTCGACGGCGAGCTGCAGGAGGCGATCGACTTCGCCTCCGAGACCACCTTCCGCCAGAACCTCGCCAAGGTCCCCGCCGCGCGCGCCTACGCCATGTCCGAGCTCTCGAAGTCGGGCGTCGATTTCTACGCGCCGACCGAGGACGAGCTCGCCCAATGGTCCGAGCGCGCCGGCCACCAGCGCTCCGAGTGGGATTCGGTGAAGACCGAGCTCGCCGGCTCCATCGAGGCCTTCGAGCGCCTGCGCGAGGCGGCGGAGACGGACGGCGGCTACTACGTCCACGACGCCTGA
- a CDS encoding TRAP transporter small permease, whose protein sequence is MSDTLSKPRAGRAARMLRALDENGERWLLLVLYGTIVSAISIEVARRFLLSYSSVWGEEVARYAFIYLAWIGASAAVRERAHIRIDVLVSRTPPRVKAAFDVLADLCTLALALICLYWSVRPVVTSLEFGSVTHGLRISMAWFLVAVPLGFALMTFRVLQCLAGDLHRLRTGAAPKAAHSQPIA, encoded by the coding sequence ATGTCGGACACCCTCTCGAAGCCCCGCGCCGGCCGTGCGGCGCGCATGCTGCGCGCGCTCGACGAGAACGGCGAGCGCTGGCTGCTCCTCGTCCTCTACGGGACGATCGTCTCGGCGATCTCGATCGAGGTCGCCCGGCGCTTCCTCCTGTCCTATTCGAGCGTCTGGGGCGAGGAGGTGGCGCGCTACGCCTTCATCTATCTCGCCTGGATCGGCGCCTCGGCCGCAGTGCGGGAGCGCGCGCATATCCGCATCGACGTCCTCGTCAGCCGCACGCCGCCACGGGTGAAGGCGGCCTTCGACGTGCTCGCCGACCTGTGCACGCTCGCGCTGGCGCTGATCTGCCTCTACTGGTCGGTGCGCCCGGTCGTGACCTCGCTCGAGTTCGGCTCGGTGACGCACGGGCTTCGCATCAGCATGGCCTGGTTCCTGGTCGCCGTGCCGCTCGGCTTCGCGCTCATGACCTTCCGGGTGCTGCAATGCCTCGCGGGCGACCTGCACCGCCTGCGCACGGGCGCCGCCCCGAAGGCCGCGCATTCGCAGCCGATCGCCTGA